The following coding sequences lie in one Spinacia oleracea cultivar Varoflay chromosome 1, BTI_SOV_V1, whole genome shotgun sequence genomic window:
- the LOC110795889 gene encoding spermidine synthase-like: MSAKRNRKEKDKLTEKNGLSRKTPTPNTVTNINTIPGWFANKSDEFPGEADLFKAEKVLFAGKSSYQDFLVFENTTYGKIVVLDDELQLSEKDEWAYQEMLTHLPLCSIPNPKKLLLIGGGDGGILREASRHPSLDQIDICELDKMLVDTYATFFPDIAIGYKDPRVKLHLGDGVAFLKSVPQGTYDVVILDAFHVMGPDAKEVVDEGFLESVANALRPGGVLCAPAESFWHPEFELESIIDTCRKIFKGSVNYAWSSVPTYQSGIVGYMLCSTEGPTLPVDFMHPINPLDENINSGISNQPLKFYNSEMHTAAFILPTFVLKYKTPSNFANCFELST, translated from the exons atgtcagcaaaacgaaacaggaaagagaaggacaaactcactgaaaaaaacggtctcagccgaaagacacctacccct AACACAGTCACAAACATCAATACAATTCCTGGATGGTTTGCTAATAAGTCTGATGAATTTCCCG GGGAAGCGGATCTCTTCAAAGCTGAAAAAGTTTTATTTGCAGGAAAATCTAGTTATCAAGATTTTCTTGTATTTGAG AATACAACATACGGGAAAATCGTGGTCCTGGATGATGAACTTCAGCTAAGTGAGAAAGACGAGTGGGCGTACCAAGAAATGTTAACACACCTTCCTCTTTGCTCCATCCCTAACCCAAAGAAG TTATTGTTGATTGGAGGAGGAGATGGTGGAATTTTGCGTGAAGCATCTCGCCATCCTTCCTTAGACCAGATTGACATATGCGAGCTTGACAAGATGTTAGTTGAT ACATATGCAACATTTTTTCCGGATATAGCAATTGGCTATAAGGACCCGCGAGTGAAGTTACATTTGGGAGATG GAGTAGCCTTCTTGAAGTCTGTTCCACAAGGTACTTATGATGTAGTGATATTGGATGCATTTCATGTGATGG GGCCTGATGCGAAAGAGGTTGTCGATGAAGGGTTCTTGGAGTCAGTGGCAAACGCACTCCGGCCAGGAGGTGTGCTATGTGCTCCTGCAGAAAGTTTCTGGCACcccgaatttgaacttgaaagcatTATCGATACGTGCCGCAAAATTTTTAAAGGATCTGTCAACTATGCTTGGAGCAGTGTCCCTACTTACCAGAG TGGCATTGTGGGATACATGCTTTGCTCCACAGAAGGGCCAACACTACCAGTGGACTTTATGCACCCTATCAACCCTTTAGACGAAAATATAAACTCTGGGATATCAAACCAgcctttaaaattttataactcAGAG ATGCATACTGCAGCGTTCATCTTGCCTACTTTCGTGCTAAAGTATAAAACTCCGTCTAATTTTGCAAACTGTTTTGAGTTGAGTACTTAA